The following proteins come from a genomic window of Canis lupus dingo isolate Sandy chromosome 20, ASM325472v2, whole genome shotgun sequence:
- the SPC24 gene encoding kinetochore protein Spc24: protein MAAFRDMEEVSQGLLSLLGANRAEAQQRRLLGRHEQVVERLLETQDLAEQRLREILATEEEVAQCLLDAKAQAHQRGVELQQLKAELQKAGEENTHLKASLLQLTTELEELKEVEAGLERQEREVDEDTTVTIPSAVYVAQLYHRVSKIEWDYECEPGMVKGIHHGPSIAQPIHLDSTQLSKKFISDYLWNLVDTDW, encoded by the exons ATGGCGGCCTTCCGCGACATGGAGGAGGTGAGCCAGGGGCTGCTGAGCCTGCTGGGTGCCAACCGCGCGGAGGCGCAGCAAAGGCGGCTGCTGGGACGCCACGAGCAGGTGGTGGAGCGGCTGCTGGAGACGCAAGACCTCGCGGAGCAACGGCTGCGAG aGATCCTGGCCACGGAGGAAGAAGTGGCCCAGTGCCTCCTTGATGCGAAGGCACAGGCGCACCAGAGGGGGGTCGAGTTGCAGCAGCTCAAAGCTGAGCTTCAGAAGGCCGGCGAGGAGAACACACATCTGAAGGCCAGCCTCCT TCAGCTCACCACAGAGCTGGAGGAGCTCAAGGAGGTCGAGGCCGGTCTCGAGAGACAGGAGAGGGAAGTTGATGAAGACACAACCGTCACCATCCCCTCAGCCGT GTACGTGGCTCAGCTTTATCACCGAGTCAGTAAAATTGAGTGGGACTACGAGTGTGAGCCGGGGATGGTCAAAGGCA TCCATCACGGCCCCAGTATCGCACAGCCCATCCACCTGGACAGCACCCAGCTCTCCAAGAAGTTCATCAGCGACTACCTCTGGAACCTGGTGGACACGGACTGGTAG